The nucleotide sequence CGGGGCGGACGTGGTGGGGGTGCTCCTGTCCCAGCTGCGGGAGGACCTCGCCTGAGCGGCGCTCCGGACGCCACCGCGCGGACGCCTCCCGAGAGGCTCCGGCGGGGCGCGCCACGACCCGCCTGAGCCCTGCCGGAGCCGCCCCGGCCCCGTCTGCACCCGGGGCGGCGGGCGGCCGGGGCCGGCCTGTCCGGTTCCGTCGCAGTAGTCATGCCCGGGTCACGGGGACGGGGGGACGATGGTCGCAGTCGACGGGCCGTTAGCGTTCTCGCGCGTTTCCCGGCCCGGACTCGACTGCCCGGTCGGCCGGTGAGGACGGCCGCCGGGACGGCTTCCAGCACCCGAGGAGTGCGTGATGACCGAGCACACCCAGCCGGACGGGCCGACCCCGTCCGGGATCTCCCTGGTGATGTCCCGCCGCGGACTGCTGACGGCCGGCACCGCAGTGGCCTCCGCCGTCGCCGTCGGGGCCGTTCCGACGACGGCTGCCGCCGCTCCCAGCACCAACGGCGTCATCTACGGGGTCGAGGACGACAAGGACCTGCTGTGGTACCGCCACGAGGGCCGCAGCAACGGCACGCCGCGCTGGGCCAACAACGGCACCGGGCGCAAGGTCGGCAGCGGGTGGGACTTCGCCCACGTCTTCGCCGGCGGCGCCGGGGTCGTCTACGGGGTCGAGCACGACGGGGACCTCCTGTGGTACCGCCACGAGGGCGCGGCCGACGGCACGGCGCGCTGGGCCAACCGGGGCCGCGGGCGCAAGGTCGGCAGCGGGTGGGACTTCACCCACGTCTTCTCCGGCGGCGCCGGGGTCCTCTACGCGGTGCAGGGCAACGGTGACCTTTTCTGGTACCGCCACGAGGGGCGCAGCAACGGCACGCCGCGCTGGGCCAACAACGGACGCGGGCGCAAGATCGGCAACGGGTGGGACTTCGCCCACGTCTTCGCCGGCGGCGACGGGATCATCTACGCGGTGGAGCACGACGGGGACCTGCTGTGGTACCGCCACGAGGGACGCGGCGACGGCACGGCGCGCTGGGCCAACAACGGACGCGGGCGCAAGGTCGGCAGCGGGTGGGACTTCGCCCACGTCTTCGGCGGCGGAGGCGGGATCGTCTACGCGGTCGCGTTCGACGGAGACCTGTTCTGGTACCGCCACGAGGGGCGCAACAACGGCACGCCGCGCTGGGCCAACAACGGCACCGGGCGCAGGATCGGCAACGGGTGGAACTTCGAGCACGTCCTCTACGGGAACTAGCGAGCGGCTCCCGGCCCGCACGACGACGGCCCGCGCACGACGAATGCCCCCGTCCGGCGTTGTGCCGAGCGGGGGCCTTCGCCTCCGGTGGAGCTAAGGGGAATCGAACCCCTGACCTTTTCATTGCGAACGAAACGCTCTACCAACTGAGCTATAGCCCCGGAGCAACCGTTCCATCGTATACATCCCGCGCCGGTTTCGCATCTCGGGCGCCCGGCGCGTCCGGGGCGGTTCCCGCCGGTGGTCGGGGAGCAGGGCCGGCAGTGGGTAGATTGACCGGCATGGACGACGCGCCCGGACCCCACGACCCCGCAGCCGACGAGGCCGGCGAGACGGCAGACCTGGCGGTCGCCTTCGTCCCCGGCGTGATGCCCGGCAAGTGGTTCTTCCGGTGGCGGGACCGCAACCCCGGCCGCGTCCTCGCCGAGCGCCCGCTCGAGACGGACGCGTGGGAGGAGGAGCTGGGAGCGGGGCGCGCCCACGCGTGCTTCGTGCGGCTGCCCGCGCACCCGCGCCCCGGGGTCGACGACCTCGCCACGCTGCGCGAGGAGTACCGGGCGGTGGAGCTCTACGCGGAGCAGCAGGTCGTGGTGCTGCCCCGGGACCACGAGCTGACCCTGCTCGACGAGGTGCCGGTCGCGGAGCTCGTGGACGAGGTGCTGCTGCAGGAGCCGGCGACCCTCCCCGAGCGCCACCGGCTGCGCTCCCCGGAGGCTGTCGCCGCGGACGCGCCGCTGCCCCCGATGCGCCACGCCCGGGACGCCGTCGAGCTCGTCGCCGCGGGCCTGGGGCTGGTCGTCCTGCCCATGTCGCTCGCCCGGCTGCACCACCGCAAGGACCTCGTCCACCGTGTGGTGCCCGATGCCGCCACGGTCCCCGTGGCGCTGGTGTGGCCGCAGGACCTGACGGAGGAGCAGGAGGAGCTCGTGCAGGACTTCGTGGGCGTCGTCCGCGGCAGGGGGCTCAACAGCTCCCGGGGTGCTGCCGCACCGGCGTCCCCGGCCGCGGAGGACCGGCCGGCCGCCAAAGCGGGTCCGGCACGGGCCCCGTCGTCGCGCCGTGGGGGACAGCCCCCGCAGGGGGCGCGGCGGGCGGGCGCGCCCCGGGGCGGGGCGCGGTCCGGTCGCGGCGGGCCCAAGGGCGGCCGCCGGTCCGGCGGCCGTGGCCGGCGCTGAGGGCGCCTACTGCTGTCCGGGGGACTGCTGCTCGACGGCCACCGTGTAGGACCACAGCTCCGAGGCGGTGCCCACGGGCCGGGGGCGCTCGCCCTCCCCGGCGGGGCCGCCGTGGGACCGGGCGAAGTCCTGCGAGGACCGCCAGGCGTCGTAGGAGTCCTCGTCGGCCCACCGGGTGAGCACGAGCCACTGCGTGCGCCCGTCCGTGGGTCGCAGCAGCTCGAAGCCCTCGAAGCCCGCGACCCCGGCCATGGAGCCGCTGTGGGCGGCGAAGCGCCGGCCCAGCTCGTCGCCGGAGTCGGCCGGGACGGTGATGGCGTTGATCTTGACGATGCTCATGCGTCCGATCCTGGCACATCGCGCCGGACCGACCGGACCTGTCCCGTCTCCGGCGGACCGGGCGCCGCGACCCCGGCCTCGGCCTGCCGGATCACGGTCTGGTTCAGCAGGGGCACGTGCAGGCCCTCGCGGTCGAGCATCTTCTTGATCCGCAGCCGCAGCGCCCGGGCCACGTCCCACTGCTTGAGGGGGACCGTGCGGACGGCCACGCGCACGGTGACGGACTCCCCGGTCACGGCCTCCACGCCCCACACCTCCGGGTCCTCGGTGATGTACTCGCCGACCTTCGGGTCGTCCCGCAGCAGCCCCGCCTCGTGCAGGATCAGCTCCGTGACCAGCTCGATGTTCGTGTCGTAGGGCACCGGCAGGTCCAGCACGCAGCGGGCCCAGCCCTGGGACTGGTTGCCCACGCGCAGGATCTCCCCGTTGCGCACGTGCCACAGGGTGCCGTTGACGTCCCGGACCTGGGTCACGCGCAGCCCCACGGACTCCACGGTCCCGCTCGCCTCGCCGAGGTCGACGACGTCCCCGATGCCGAGCTGGTCCTCGGCGACCATGAAGATCCCGGACAGGTAGTCCTTCACGAGGGACTGCGCCCCGAAGCTCAGGGCCACCCCGGCGATGCCGGCGGAGGACAGGACCGGGCCGATGTCGTAGTCGAGCTCCGAGATGATCATCACCAGGGCCACGGCCCAGATCACCACCGTCCCCACGGACGAGAGCACCGAGCCGATGGTGTGGGCGCGCTGGGACTGCCGCGCGCCGGCCAGTCCCGCGTCCTCGACCCAGCGCGGCCTGCCCCGCTCCATCCGGCGCACGATCCGTGACCGGGTGCCCTTCGCGATCCCCCCGGTGACCCGGCGGATCAGCAGCCGCACCACGGCGGCCAGGATCGAGGCGCCGAGCAGCACCAGGAGGATCCGCAGCGGCTTGTCGAGCCAGAACTCCCACACCGGGTCCAGGGCCGGCACGGGGGTGGACATCAGGAGGGGGGCAGGGAGGAGCATGGAGGAAGCGTAACCAACGACGTCCGCGACCCGTCAGCCGTCCAGCCGATCCGGAGGTGCGTCGGGCACAATGGTGGTCGCACCCGCCGGGCCCCGCCCCGCCCCGCCCACCGCCGAGGACCCATGACTGCACCCAGCCCCGCCCCGACCGCCGCCCCCGACCTCACCGCCGCCCCGGACGCGGCCGTCCTGGCCGCCCGGATCACCGGGGCCCAGGACTCCGGCGCCGAGACGCTGGGCGGGGTCGCCGGCTGGGCCGTCGACGTCATGGAGGCCATCGGCGCTCCTGGCGCCGGTCTGCTCGTCGCGCTCGAGAACCTCTTCCCGCCGCTGCCGTCCGAGGTGATCCTCCCGCTGGCCGGGTTCACCGCGAGCCAGGGCAGCTTCTCGCTCGGCGGGGCGATCTTCTGGACGACCCTGGGCTCGGTGGTCGGCGCCGTGGCCCTCTACTGGATCGGTGCCGCGCTCGGCCGCCGCCGGCTGCGGGCGATCGTGGACCGGATGCCCCTGGTCGACCTGCACGACCTCGACCGCACCGAGGCGTGGTTCGAGCGGCACGGGAAGGCCGCCGTCTTCTTCGGGCGCATGATCCCCGTATTCCGGTCGCTGATCTCGGTCCCCGCCGGCATCGAGCGGATGTCGTTCAGCGCGTTCGTCCTGCTCACCACGGCGGGGTCCCTGATCTGGAACACCATCTTCGTGCTCGCCGGGTTCTACCTGGGCGAGAACTGGCACGTCGCCGAGCAGTACGCCGGGATCTTCTCCCGGATCGTGGTCGTCACCGTGGCGGTCCTGATCGCGTGGTGGGTGCTCAAGCGGGTGCTGCGCAACCGCCGGGGCCTGTCCGACTCCGCCCGCCGCGAGCGCGGGCAGCAGTGACCGCGGCGGTCACAGCCACCGTTTGAACCGGAACACGACGTAGAGCACCACGCCCGTCACGAGCATCAGCCCCAGCGCCATGGGGTAGCCCCACACCCAGGACAGCTCCGGCATGAACCTGAAGTTCATCCCGTACACGGAGCCGATGATCGAGGGCGCGAACAGGATCGCCGCCCAGGAGGAGATCCGCTTCATCTGCTCGTTCTGCTCGATCGCGGCCTCGTTCTGCCGGGCGGCGAGCTGCGTGGAGTCCAGCATGAGGGCGTTGGTGAGGGACGCCTGGAAGGACTCGACCTTGTTGTTGACGAAGATCAGGTGGTCCAGGACGTCCCGCAGGACATGCTGGAGCTCCCGGGGCGCGCCGGCCCCGGCGAGCTCCTCGAGGAACTGCCGCAGCTCCAGCTCCAGCGGGGCGGCCGCCCGGTGGAACGCGCTGACCTCCCGGGTGAGCTGGTAGATGCGCCGGGAGACGACGCCGTCCCCGGAGCCGGAGTACAGGGCGTCCGAGATCTCGTCGATGTCGTTCTCGAGCCCCTCGACCACCGGGTAGTAGTCGTCCACGGTCTGGTCGAGCACCGCGTAGAGCACGGCCTCCGCGCCGGTCACCAGCAGGGCGGGCTGCGACTCCACCCGGGTCCGGACCCGCCCGACCCGCCCGTGCTCGGACTGCCGGACGGTGATCACGAAGCCGGGTCCCGTGACGATGTGGATCTCCCCGAAGTCGACCGTCTCGGTGGCGTCCTGGTAGACGGCGGGGCGCAGCACCGTGAACAGGGTGCTCCCGTAGCGGTCGAGCTTGGGCCGCTGCTCGGCCTGCCGGATGTCCTCCACGGCGAGCTCGTGCAGGCCGAACTGCTCGGCCAGGGAGTCGAGCTCGTCCGCGGAGGGCCGGTACAGGCCGATCCAGACGAGGACGCAGTGCTCCCCGGCCTCGGTGCAGCGGGGGTCCTCGGTCCGCAGCCGGGCGAGCAGCCGGTAGGTCTCCTCGAGCGTGGCGGGGGACGCGATGCGCTGTCCGCCCCGGTAGACGGCGTTGTCGACGATGCTCACGCGCCCATTATCCCCGGGGGCCGATCCACCGGCCCGCCCGCCGCGCGCGCTGTCGGCGCCCCGCCCCGGGCGTTCCTAGAATGGGGGGCATGAGTTTCCCCATGGACACCCGGGTGGGTGCCTACGCCGTGATCGTCCAGGACGGGGCGGTGCTGCTCAGCCACTGGAACCCGCGCCACCCCACGCTGCGGGGGGCGTGGAGCCTGCCCGGCGGTGGCATGGAGATCGGGGAGCAGCCCGCGCAGACCGCGCTGCGGGAGGTGCACGAGGAGACCGGCTTCACCGTGGAGCTCGACGAGCTGCTCGGCGTGCACAGCCGCCACATGGACGCCGGCGAGCGGCTGGACGGCCGGGACCGGCCCTTCCACGCCCTGCGCGTGATCTACCGCGCCCACATCACCGGCGGGACGCTCACGTCGGAGCAGGACGGCTCCTCCGACGAGGCCCGCTGGTTCCCCCTGGCGGCGCTGCCGCAGCTGCCCCTGGTCGGCCTCGTGCCCGTGGGCCTCGAGCTGGCCGGGCTCGTGGCCGCGGGCCCCGCGGGACCGGGGGAGGGCCGGTGAGCCGCCGTGGCGCCGCCGCGGGCCTGCTCGCCGTCGCCGCGCTCACCGGGTGCGGCGGCGGGGCCTCGGAGCAGCCGCCGGCCACCGCGGCGTCCCCCGCCGCGGAGCCGGTCCGGATCGCGGCGGGACCCACCGGGCAGACGGCCGTGCTCGCCCACGTCTACGCCGGGCGGCTGCGGGAGGCCGGCTTCGATGCGAGCGTGGTCGACGCCGGGACCGAGCGCGCCGACTACCTCGGGGCCCTCGAGCGGGGGGAGGTGGAGGTCGCCGCGGACTACTCCGGCAACCTCTACCTGCACCTGCGCGGCCGGGCGCCGGTGGGCCCGGCCTCCGCGGCGCCCACGGGCGAGGCGACGCCCACCCCCACGCCGTCCCCGGACGCCGAGGACGGCGGGCTCGCCGAGGACCTCTCCGAGCTGCTGGGACTGGGGGAGGAGCGCGCGGACGACGACGACGTGCTGGCCGGGGTGCAGGACGTGCTGCCCGAGGGCCTGCGGACCCTCGAGCCGGCCCCGGCGGAGAACACGGTGGCGGTCGTCGTGACCCGGCCGACCGCCGTGGAGCACGAGCTCACCGACCTGGAGGACCTGGGCCCGGTGTGCGACGAGCTGGCGCTGGGCACCGACCTCGACTTCGCGGGCCGCTCCTACGGCCCGGAGGGACTGGAGGACGCCTACGAGTGCGTGCCCGGCAGGTTCGTGCCGTTCGGCGACCAGGACGACCTCGTGGACGCACTGCTCGAGGACCGGGTGCAGGCCGCGGCCCTGTTCACGGCCTCGCCCGCCATCGAGGACAACGCCCTCGTGGTCCTGGCCGACCCGCTCAACAACTTCGTCCCGCAGCGGGTGGTCCCCGTGGCGGCCGAGGACCTGCCGGACGCCGCCGCGGACGTCGTCGACGGGGTCTCCGCGCAGATCGGCACCGAGGACCTCGTGCTGATGACCCGGATGACCTCCGCCCGCGACCCGTACACGCCCGAGGAGGCCGCGCGGTACTGGCTCGAGGGCGGCGACGACACCTGATCGGCGCACCGACGGGTGCCCCGGACGGCGTGCACCCCGGGGGTAAGGTGTACCGCATGTCAGTGGTGAAGCAGTCCGACAAGCTCAAGAACGTCCTCTACGACATCCGCGGCCCCGTGCTGGAGCAGGCGGAGCACATGGAGGCGGAGGGCCACCGGATCCTCAAGCTCAACATCGGCAACCCCGCGCCGTTCGGCTTCGAGGCACCCGACGCGATCCTCGTGGACATGATCAAGAACCTGCCCAACGCGCAGGGCTACTCGGACTCCCGCGGCATCTACTCGGCCCGCACGGCCGTGGTGCAGTACTACCAGACGCGCGGGATCATGAACCTCGACACCGACGACGTCTACCTGGGCAACGGCGTCTCCGAGCTCATCACCATGACGCTGCAGGCGCTGTGCAACCCGGGCGACGAGATCCTCATCCCGTCCCCCGACTACCCGCTGTGGACGGCGTCGGTGGCCCTGTCCGGCGGCACCCCCGTGCACTACCGGTGCGACGAGGACAACGACTGGAACCCGGACCTCGAGGACCTCGCGGCGAAGATCACCCCCAACACCAAGGGCATCGTGATCATCAACCCGAACAACCCCACCGGCGCGGTCTACTCCCGCGAGGTGCTGCAGACCATCGTGGACCTCGCCGCCGAGCACGAGCTGATCCTGTTCTCGGACGAGATCTACGAGAAGATCACCTACGACGACGCCGAGATGATCAACACCGCGACCCTCACCGGCGAGGACGTGCTGTGCCTGACCTTCTCCGGGCTCTCCAAGGCCTACCGGGTGGCCGGGTACCGCGCCGGGTGGCTGGCGATCACCGGGCCCAACTGGAAGGCCGAGAGCTTCATCGAGGGCATCAAGCTGCTCGCCAACATGCGCATGTGCGCCAACGTCCCGGCCCAGCACGCGATCCAGACCGCGCTCGGCGGCTACCAGTCGATCAACGACCTCATCCTCCCGGGCGGGCGGCTCAAGGCCCAGCGCGACCTCGCCCACCGGCGGCTCAACGAGATCGACGGCGTGTCCTGCCGGCAGGCCGACGGCGCCCTGTACCTGTTCCCCAAGCTCGACGTGGAGAAGTTCAACATCGTCGACGACGAGAAGTTCGCCCTCGACCTGCTCAAGGAGCAGAAGATCCTCGTCAGCCACGGCCGGGCGTTCAACTGGCCGGAGCCCGACCACTTCCGCCTCGTCACCCTGCCGTCCGTGGAGATGCTGGCCACGGCGCTGGACCGGATCGAGGAGTTCCTCGGCAACTACCGCCAGTGACCGGCGGGCCGCGCCCCGCGGCCCGCCCCGCACTCCCAGGAGGTCCCGCATGAGCGCAGCCGACCAGAGCCCCGGCACCGGGTTCGAGCAGGACGTACGGCCTCTGCTGCGCGCCCGGCCGGGCCTGTCCCTGGACGCGGTGGACACCCGCTCCACCCCCGGGTTCCGGGGGAAGAAGCAGCAGGGCACCGCGCTGCGGGCCGCCCGGGACGCCGAGCTGTCCCGGCTGCAGCGCCAGATCTACGCCAACGCCACGGTGGGCGCCCGGCACCGGGTGCTCCTCGTGCTGCAGGGCATGGACACCTCCGGGAAGGGTGGCGTCATCCAGCACGTCCTGGGCGGGCTCAGCCCGCACGGCGTGCACACCCACGGCTTCGGCCGGCCCACCGAGGAGGAGGCCGCCCAGCACTTCCTCCAGCGGGTGCGGCGCCAGCTGCCCCGGCCCGGGGTGATCGGCGCGTTCGACCGGTCCCACTACGAGGACGTGCTGGTGCCCGTGGTGCACGACGTGCTCAACGACCGGCAGCTCGAGCGGCGCTACACCGAGATCCGGCACTTCGAGCAGGAGCTCGCCGACGACGGGGTGGTGGTCGTCAAGGTCTTCCTGCACCTGGGCCTGGACGAGCAGCGCGAGAACCTCCTCGCCCGCATGAGCGACCGGACGAAGCAGTGGAAGTTCGATCCCTCGGACCTCGAGGCGCGCAGCCGGTGGGAGACCTACATGGCCGCCTACGAACGGGCCATCGACGCGACCGACGCCGACCACGCGCCCTGGTACGTGGTGCCCACCGACCGGAAGTGGTACGCCCGGGCCGTGGTCCAGGACCTGCTGATCTCCGCGCTCGCGGGCCTGCGGCTCGACTGGCCGGACCCCGGCTACGACGTCGAGGACGCGCGCCGGCGCCTCTCCGAGCTCTGACCCGCGCCATGGCGGGCCGGGCCGGCTCAGCCGCGCCCGGCGCCCTCCTCGCCGTCGCCCCCGTCGGCGTCCGCGCGCCGGCTCCGGGCCGCGTCGAGCCGCTCGCGGGCGCCGTCGAGCCACTGCTCGCAGCGGGTGGCGAGGGCCTCGCCGCGCTCCCAGAGCGCGAGGGACTCCTCGAGGGACGTGCCCCCGGCCTCGAGCCGGGAGACGACCTGCACGAGCTCCTCGCGGGCCTGCTCGTAGCCCAGGCCGGCGATGTCGGACAGGTCGGGTGCTGCGGGGTGGTCGGTGCTCGCCATGGGTGGCGCCTCTCGTTCGGAACGGTCGGGGACGGCGGTGGTGCCGGTGCCCCGGTGGGTCAGGGGGAGCCGGGGTGCTCGCCCGGGCGTCGGGCGGAGACGGTCTCGGTGCGCACGCCGAGCTCGCCCGCGGCCAGGCGCACCCCCAGCAGGTCCCCGGCGCGCACGGCGGCGGCGTCGGTGACCACGGCGCCGGAGGCGTCCAGGACCACGGAGTAGCCGCGCTGCAGGGTCTCCTGGGGGGACAGCGCCCGCACCCGGGCGCGCAGGGAGCGCACGGCGTCCCGCTCCCGCAGGGTCCGGGAGTCCACGGCGGACAGCGCCCGGGTGCGCCACCGGTCCACGTCCTCCTCCCGGAGCAGGATCATGTCCTCCGGCTGGGCCAGGACGGGCCGGGTGCGCACGGCGGTCAGACCGGCGGCCTCCCGGTCCAGGAAGCCTCGCACGGCGCGGTCCAGGCCCGCCCGGGCCCGGGCCACCCCGGCGCGCTCCTCGACGACGTCGGGGACGATCCGCTTGCCGGCGTCCGTGGGGGTCGAGGCCCGCAGGTCGGCCACCCAGTCGAGCAGCGGCTGGTCGTTCTCGTGCCCGATGGCGCTGACCACCGGGGTGCGGGCGGCCGCCACGGCCCGGATCAGGGACTCGTCGCTGAAGGCCAGGAGGTCCTCGAAGGAGCCGCCGCCGCGGGCGATCACGATGACGTCCACCTCGGCCATGGCGTCGAGCTCGCGCAGCGCCTGGGTCACGGCGCGCACCGCGCCGGAGCCCTGGACCGCGACCTCCCGCACCTCGAAGTCCACGGCCGGCCAGCGCAGGGACGCGTTGCGGATGACGTCCTTCTCGGCGTCCGAGTTGCGCCCCGTGACGAGGCCGACCCGGCGGGGGAGCAGGGGCAGGGGCTTCTTCCGGGCGGCGTCGAAGAGCCCCTCCTCGGCGAGGGCGCGCCGCAGCCGCTCGAGCCGCTCCAGCAGGTCGCCCAGGCCCACCGGGCGGATGCCGCGGCCCAGCATGGACAGCCGGCCGGTCTTGGCCCAGAAGTCCGGTTTGAGCTGAGCGACCACCCGCATCCCCTTCTCCAGGGGACGGTCCAGGTGGGCGGTCTCGTTGGCGAAGAGGGTCACGGGCACGGAGATCTCGGCGTCGACGTCCCGCAGGGTCACGTAGGTGACGCGGGCGCGCCGGTTGAGCTCGATGATCTGCCCCTCGACCCACGTGGGCGCGCAGCGGGCGATGTAGGCGTGCAGGTTCTCGGAGAGCATCCGCAGCGGCCACGGGTTCTCCGGGGTGGTCCGGTCCGCCCGCTGCGGCAGCTCCCGCTCGCCGCCCGCCGGGGCGTCCTGCTGCGGCTCCAGATACGTCATGCCTCATGCTTACCACCCGACGGGGACAGCCGTGCACGCGCTCCGCCCGTGCGTACAGTGGTTCCGTGAGCCTCTCAGCACCCCCCGCCCCCGGACACCGCTCCGCGCCCCGTTCCGCGCCCCGCCCCCGACGACGCGCCACGACCGTCCTGCGCACCGGCCTCGGCACCGTCCTGGGCCTCGCCGCCGCGTCCCTCGTGGCGCTGCTCGTGCCCCTGCACTGGGCCCAGGACACCCTGGTCTCCCGCGACGGCTTCACCCGGGTGGTGGGCACCCTCGCCGAGGACCGGCCGTTCCAGGAGGAGCTGGCCCGCACCGCGGTGGGGCAGGTGGCCGACCGGATCGTGGGGGAGCGGGCCACCGGCGTCGGGTTCCTCGACCGGATGCTCGAGGACGCCGCCCGCCGTGCGGCCGACGTCGCCGCGGACCTCACCGCCGACCCCGCCTACCAGCGCGCGTGGACGGAGGCGCTCACCCGCACCCACGAGGCCAACGTCCCCGTGGACGGCGCGGTGGAGGAGCCGCCGAAGGACCTCGTGCTGGACATCGCCCCCGTCCTCCGGGAGGTCGACGCCGCCGTGCAGAGGGCCGTCGGAGTGGACGTCGGGCTGGCGGAGCGCGAGAGCCGGATCACCGTCCCGGGGTCGAACACCGGGCGCCTGATCGAGGCGGGCACCCGGGTCACCGACCTGGCCGTCCCGCTCACGTGGACCGCCGTGGTGCTCGCCGTGCTCGCGCTGCTCGTGACCCGGCACCGCTTCGCCGTGCTCGCCGTGCTGGGGCTGGGGACCCTGGCCGGACTGGGCGTCGCGTGGCTGCTCGTGGAGCAGGGCGTGCAGCGGGCCTCCGGCATGCTCGGCGGCGACCCCGTGGTCCGGCTCGCCGCCGACCGGGCCGTCCTCCTGCTCACCGACTCCCTCGGCGAGCAGATGGTCACGGCCGCCTGGGCTGCCGGGATCACGGGCGTCGTGGGCCTCGTCGGGGCCATCCTCGTGTCGGGCGGATCACGGCGCGGGCCCCGCCCCACCGCGTAGCATGGAGGCCATGCCGACCACCGTTGCGCTCTCCATGCCCACCGTCCCCCGTTCCCGGCGCTCGCCGGAGGACGTGGCCGCCGCCGCTCCCGTGGCCGGACCGAAGAAGGTCCTGCTCGCGTCCCCCCGCGGCTACTGCGCCGGCGTCGACCGCGCCGTCATCGCCGTGGAGAAGGCGCTCGAGCACTACGGCGCCCCCGTGTACGTGCGCAAGGAGATCGTGCACAACAAGTTCGTGGTGAGCACCCTCGAGGAGCAGGGCGCCGTGTTCGTCGAGGAGACCGACGAGGTCCCCGAGGGGTCCCTGCTGATCTTCTCCGCCCACGGCGTCTCCCCGGCCGTGGTGGAGTCCGCGAAGTCCCGCGAGCTGCGCACCATCGACGCCACGTGCCCGCTGGTCACCAAGGTCCACCGCGAGGCCGTGCGCTTCGCGAAGAGCGACTACGACATCCTCCTGATCGGCCACGACGGCCACGAGGAGGTCGAGGGCACCGCCGGCGAGGCCCCCGAGCACATCCAGGTGGTGAACAGCCCGGACGAGGTCGGCCAGGTCGTC is from Kocuria rosea and encodes:
- a CDS encoding tachylectin-related carbohydrate-binding protein codes for the protein MTEHTQPDGPTPSGISLVMSRRGLLTAGTAVASAVAVGAVPTTAAAAPSTNGVIYGVEDDKDLLWYRHEGRSNGTPRWANNGTGRKVGSGWDFAHVFAGGAGVVYGVEHDGDLLWYRHEGAADGTARWANRGRGRKVGSGWDFTHVFSGGAGVLYAVQGNGDLFWYRHEGRSNGTPRWANNGRGRKIGNGWDFAHVFAGGDGIIYAVEHDGDLLWYRHEGRGDGTARWANNGRGRKVGSGWDFAHVFGGGGGIVYAVAFDGDLFWYRHEGRNNGTPRWANNGTGRRIGNGWNFEHVLYGN
- a CDS encoding LysR family transcriptional regulator substrate-binding protein, with the translated sequence MDDAPGPHDPAADEAGETADLAVAFVPGVMPGKWFFRWRDRNPGRVLAERPLETDAWEEELGAGRAHACFVRLPAHPRPGVDDLATLREEYRAVELYAEQQVVVLPRDHELTLLDEVPVAELVDEVLLQEPATLPERHRLRSPEAVAADAPLPPMRHARDAVELVAAGLGLVVLPMSLARLHHRKDLVHRVVPDAATVPVALVWPQDLTEEQEELVQDFVGVVRGRGLNSSRGAAAPASPAAEDRPAAKAGPARAPSSRRGGQPPQGARRAGAPRGGARSGRGGPKGGRRSGGRGRR
- a CDS encoding antibiotic biosynthesis monooxygenase family protein gives rise to the protein MSIVKINAITVPADSGDELGRRFAAHSGSMAGVAGFEGFELLRPTDGRTQWLVLTRWADEDSYDAWRSSQDFARSHGGPAGEGERPRPVGTASELWSYTVAVEQQSPGQQ
- a CDS encoding mechanosensitive ion channel family protein, with product MLLPAPLLMSTPVPALDPVWEFWLDKPLRILLVLLGASILAAVVRLLIRRVTGGIAKGTRSRIVRRMERGRPRWVEDAGLAGARQSQRAHTIGSVLSSVGTVVIWAVALVMIISELDYDIGPVLSSAGIAGVALSFGAQSLVKDYLSGIFMVAEDQLGIGDVVDLGEASGTVESVGLRVTQVRDVNGTLWHVRNGEILRVGNQSQGWARCVLDLPVPYDTNIELVTELILHEAGLLRDDPKVGEYITEDPEVWGVEAVTGESVTVRVAVRTVPLKQWDVARALRLRIKKMLDREGLHVPLLNQTVIRQAEAGVAAPGPPETGQVRSVRRDVPGSDA
- a CDS encoding DedA family protein, with the protein product MTAPSPAPTAAPDLTAAPDAAVLAARITGAQDSGAETLGGVAGWAVDVMEAIGAPGAGLLVALENLFPPLPSEVILPLAGFTASQGSFSLGGAIFWTTLGSVVGAVALYWIGAALGRRRLRAIVDRMPLVDLHDLDRTEAWFERHGKAAVFFGRMIPVFRSLISVPAGIERMSFSAFVLLTTAGSLIWNTIFVLAGFYLGENWHVAEQYAGIFSRIVVVTVAVLIAWWVLKRVLRNRRGLSDSARRERGQQ
- a CDS encoding magnesium and cobalt transport protein CorA, translated to MSIVDNAVYRGGQRIASPATLEETYRLLARLRTEDPRCTEAGEHCVLVWIGLYRPSADELDSLAEQFGLHELAVEDIRQAEQRPKLDRYGSTLFTVLRPAVYQDATETVDFGEIHIVTGPGFVITVRQSEHGRVGRVRTRVESQPALLVTGAEAVLYAVLDQTVDDYYPVVEGLENDIDEISDALYSGSGDGVVSRRIYQLTREVSAFHRAAAPLELELRQFLEELAGAGAPRELQHVLRDVLDHLIFVNNKVESFQASLTNALMLDSTQLAARQNEAAIEQNEQMKRISSWAAILFAPSIIGSVYGMNFRFMPELSWVWGYPMALGLMLVTGVVLYVVFRFKRWL
- a CDS encoding NUDIX hydrolase, with product MSFPMDTRVGAYAVIVQDGAVLLSHWNPRHPTLRGAWSLPGGGMEIGEQPAQTALREVHEETGFTVELDELLGVHSRHMDAGERLDGRDRPFHALRVIYRAHITGGTLTSEQDGSSDEARWFPLAALPQLPLVGLVPVGLELAGLVAAGPAGPGEGR
- a CDS encoding glycine betaine ABC transporter substrate-binding protein; amino-acid sequence: MSRRGAAAGLLAVAALTGCGGGASEQPPATAASPAAEPVRIAAGPTGQTAVLAHVYAGRLREAGFDASVVDAGTERADYLGALERGEVEVAADYSGNLYLHLRGRAPVGPASAAPTGEATPTPTPSPDAEDGGLAEDLSELLGLGEERADDDDVLAGVQDVLPEGLRTLEPAPAENTVAVVVTRPTAVEHELTDLEDLGPVCDELALGTDLDFAGRSYGPEGLEDAYECVPGRFVPFGDQDDLVDALLEDRVQAAALFTASPAIEDNALVVLADPLNNFVPQRVVPVAAEDLPDAAADVVDGVSAQIGTEDLVLMTRMTSARDPYTPEEAARYWLEGGDDT
- a CDS encoding pyridoxal phosphate-dependent aminotransferase, translating into MSVVKQSDKLKNVLYDIRGPVLEQAEHMEAEGHRILKLNIGNPAPFGFEAPDAILVDMIKNLPNAQGYSDSRGIYSARTAVVQYYQTRGIMNLDTDDVYLGNGVSELITMTLQALCNPGDEILIPSPDYPLWTASVALSGGTPVHYRCDEDNDWNPDLEDLAAKITPNTKGIVIINPNNPTGAVYSREVLQTIVDLAAEHELILFSDEIYEKITYDDAEMINTATLTGEDVLCLTFSGLSKAYRVAGYRAGWLAITGPNWKAESFIEGIKLLANMRMCANVPAQHAIQTALGGYQSINDLILPGGRLKAQRDLAHRRLNEIDGVSCRQADGALYLFPKLDVEKFNIVDDEKFALDLLKEQKILVSHGRAFNWPEPDHFRLVTLPSVEMLATALDRIEEFLGNYRQ